One region of Brassica napus cultivar Da-Ae chromosome A6 unlocalized genomic scaffold, Da-Ae chrA06_Random_4, whole genome shotgun sequence genomic DNA includes:
- the LOC125594378 gene encoding photosystem II CP47 reaction center protein yields MGLPWYRVHTVVLNDPGRLLSVHIMHTALVAGWAGSMALYELAVFDPSDPVLDPMWRQGMFVIPFMTRLGITNSWGGWNITGGTITNPGLWSYEGVAAAHIVFSGLCFLAAIWHWVYWDLEIFCDERTGKPSLDLPKIFGIHLFLSGVACFGFGAFHVTGLYGPGIWVSDPYGLTGKVQPVNPAWGVEGFDPFVPGGIASHHIAAGTLGILAGLFHLSVRPPQRLYKGLRMGNIETVLSSSIAAVFFAAFIVAGTMWYGSATTPIELFGPTRYQWDQGYFQQEIYRRVSAGLAENQSVSEAWSKIPEKLAFYDYIGNNPAKGGLFRAGSMDNGDGIAVGWLGHPVFRNKEGRELFVRRMPTFFETFPVVLVDGDGIVRADVPFRRAESKYSVEQVGVTVEFYGGELNGVSYSDPATVKKYARRAQLGEIFELDRATLKSDGVFRSSPRGWFTFGHASFALLFFFGHIWHGSRTLFRDVFAGIDPDLDAQVEFGAFQKLGDPTTKRQAV; encoded by the coding sequence ATGGGTTTGCCTTGGTATCGTGTTCATACTGTTGTATTGAATGATCCCGGTCGTTTGCTTTCGGTTCATATAATGCATACTGCTCTGGTTGCTGGTTGGGCCGGTTCCATGGCTCTATATGAATTAGCTGTTTTTGATCCCTCCGACCCTGTTCTTGATCCAATGTGGAGACAAGGTATGTTCGTTATACCTTTCATGACTCGTTTAGGAATAACCAATTCATGGGGCGGTTGGAATATTACAGGAGGGACTATAACGAATCCGGGTCTTTGGAGTTACGAAGGGGTAGCCGCAGCACATATCGTGTTTTCTGGCTTGTGCTTCTTGGCAGCTATTTGGCATTGGGTATATTGGGATCTAGAAATTTTTTGTGATGAACGTACAGGAAAACCTTCTTTGGATTTGCCCAAGATTTTTggaattcatttatttctttcaggAGTGGCTTGCTTTGGTTTTGGCGCATTTCATGTAACAGGATTATATGGTCCTGGAATATGGGTATCCGACCCTTATGGACTAACCGGAAAGGTCCAACCCGTAAATCCGGCGTGGGGCGTGGAGGGTTTTGACCCTTTTGTTCCGGGAGGAATAGCCTCTCATCATATTGCAGCAGGGACGTTGGGTATATTAGCGGGCTTATTCCATCTTAGTGTTCGTCCGCCTCAACGTCTATACAAAGGATTACGTATGGGAAATATTGAAACCGTCCTTTCCAGTAGTATTGCTGCTGTCTTTTTTGCAGCTTTTATTGTTGCTGGAACTATGTGGTATGGTTCTGCAACTACTCCCATCGAATTATTTGGTCCTACTCGTTATCAATGGGATCAGGGATACTTTCAACAAGAAATATATCGAAGAGTTAGTGCCGGACTAGCTGAAAATCAAAGTGTATCAGAAGCTTGGTCTAAAATTCCTGAAAAATTagctttttatgattatattgGTAATAATCCAGCAAAAGGGGGATTATTCCGAGCGGGTTCAATGGACAATGGGGATGGAATAGCTGTTGGATGGTTAGGACACCCCGTCTTTAGAAATAAAGAAGGGCGTGAACTTTTTGTACGCCGTATGCCtactttttttgaaacatttccGGTTGTTTTGGTAGACGGAGACGGAATTGTTAGAGCCGACGTCCCGTTTAGAAGGGCAGAATCTAAATATAGTGTCGAACAAGTAGGTGTAACTGTTGAGTTTTATGGTGGTGAACTCAATGGAGTAAGTTATAGTGATCCCGCAACTGTGAAAAAATATGCTAGACGGGCTCAATTGGGTGAGATTTTTGAATTAGATCGTGCTACTTTGAAATCCGATGGTGTTTTTCGTAGCAGTCCAAGAGGTTGGTTTACTTTTGGGCATGCTTCGTTTGCTCTACTTTTCTTCTTTGGACACATTTGGCATGGTTCTAGAACCCTCTTCAGAGATGTTTTTGCTGGTATTGATCCAGATTTGGATGCTCAGGTGGAATTTGGGGCATTCCAAAAACTTGGAGATCCAACTACAAAAAGACAAGCAGTCTGA